The following proteins are encoded in a genomic region of Archaeoglobaceae archaeon:
- a CDS encoding tautomerase family protein — MPIVQVYVWKGMSLEAKRKLISGITKTFTELGIPSHAVEVLILEIPKEDWGIGGELASEKFREVKQP; from the coding sequence ATGCCAATTGTCCAAGTTTATGTCTGGAAGGGGATGTCATTGGAAGCTAAAAGAAAACTGATCTCAGGTATTACAAAAACATTTACGGAATTAGGCATTCCATCGCATGCGGTAGAGGTTTTAATTCTGGAAATCCCAAAGGAAGATTGGGGAATCGGCGGTGAATTGGCGAGTGAGAAGTTTAGAGAAGTAAAGCAACCCTGA
- a CDS encoding DUF86 domain-containing protein, giving the protein MRKERYREKIEYILEALDEIPEEPKRPIEVSGTFYNLLTSIESAMDVCAMLVKDLGKRVEDDYSNIEILHELGILDKELAEKLKTCNGLRNWLVHRYNKLDKKIVLESVDKVRETLIGFIRRVEHVLETEHRGD; this is encoded by the coding sequence ATGAGAAAGGAGAGATACAGAGAGAAAATCGAATATATACTCGAAGCTCTTGACGAGATTCCAGAAGAACCCAAAAGGCCAATTGAGGTTAGCGGAACCTTTTACAACCTTCTAACATCAATCGAATCCGCTATGGACGTCTGTGCCATGCTTGTGAAAGATCTTGGAAAACGTGTTGAAGACGATTATTCGAATATCGAAATTCTTCATGAGCTGGGTATACTTGACAAAGAGCTGGCTGAAAAGCTAAAAACTTGCAATGGGCTTAGAAACTGGTTGGTTCATAGATATAACAAATTGGATAAAAAAATTGTGCTTGAATCGGTTGATAAAGTCAGGGAAACCCTTATTGGGTTTATAAGAAGGGTTGAACATGTTCTCGAAACCGAGCATCGAGGAGATTAG
- the cas1b gene encoding type I-B CRISPR-associated endonuclease Cas1b, whose translation MRKNYYIISDGKLMRDENTIYFENEEGKKPIPINTIYAIYALGSLSITSKAISYLAKEGVCIHFFNRYGFYEGSFYPRESLISGEVVLRQAEHHLEKEKRLYLAKAFVEGSILNMAKVAKKSGEDDTDIISTLQSLYDAKSIAEIMGIEATARNAYYEKFDSILKELKFEKRSRQPPENEVNAMISFGNSLLYSAVLSELYHTQLNPAISYLHEPSERRFSLALDLAEIFKPLIVDRLIFNLVNNRIIQKDDFDREMNGILLNENGKRKFVKAFNERLEKTIKHKDLNRNVSYQRLIRLECYKLIKHFFGVEKYKPFVIWW comes from the coding sequence ATGAGGAAGAACTACTACATAATCTCCGACGGAAAGCTGATGAGGGATGAGAACACGATCTACTTTGAAAATGAAGAAGGAAAGAAGCCAATCCCGATAAACACGATCTATGCAATCTACGCCTTAGGCTCTCTCAGCATAACTTCCAAAGCGATATCGTATTTAGCAAAAGAAGGCGTTTGCATTCACTTCTTCAACCGCTACGGCTTCTATGAAGGTAGCTTTTATCCCCGCGAGTCTCTGATCTCAGGCGAAGTTGTTTTAAGGCAAGCTGAGCACCATCTTGAAAAAGAAAAAAGACTATACTTGGCAAAGGCTTTTGTTGAGGGAAGCATTTTAAACATGGCAAAGGTAGCGAAGAAGAGCGGAGAAGACGATACCGACATAATTTCAACCCTACAAAGCCTTTACGATGCAAAAAGCATTGCGGAGATAATGGGAATTGAAGCAACCGCGAGGAACGCTTACTACGAAAAATTCGATAGCATTCTCAAGGAGCTAAAGTTTGAAAAGCGGAGCAGACAACCGCCAGAGAATGAGGTAAATGCGATGATCAGCTTTGGAAATTCTTTGCTTTACTCAGCGGTGCTCTCAGAGCTCTATCATACACAGCTGAATCCAGCGATAAGCTACCTGCATGAGCCGTCAGAGAGGCGCTTCAGCTTGGCTTTGGATCTTGCTGAGATCTTCAAGCCCTTAATCGTTGATCGTCTGATATTTAACCTTGTGAACAACAGAATAATCCAGAAAGATGATTTTGATCGAGAAATGAATGGAATTCTACTGAACGAAAACGGAAAGAGAAAGTTTGTCAAGGCTTTCAACGAAAGGCTTGAAAAGACAATAAAGCATAAGGATCTTAACAGAAACGTTTCATACCAGCGTTTGATCAGGCTCGAATGCTATAAGCTGATTAAGCATTTCTTTGGCGTTGAAAAATACAAGCCCTTTGTGATCTGGTGGTAG
- the feoB gene encoding ferrous iron transport protein B, giving the protein MLNRIYLVAQPNSGKTTLFNLLAGENCYVANWPGKTVDVFQAKIIHHGKEIVLVDLPGINSFKTLSKEEKLTKDVLLREEGVVVVLLNGESLYRSLYFAIQILEIRDKVILAINKSDYLEKKGIHLNLEILKEKLGVEIVKISALHGTGINQLMDRIMDVLEGRIKSKKLRINYGALEAYLAKAEQVIGERSLAIKAIEGEEEFIATLSEDKKKQIEEIKREINEKFANPEEIMAMHRYRFVEELLSSAFKEVKLASVSFEEKLDKIFFSKLGPVFSIFILFSSLLVAFTVNFGFPLNIVLRLLGHVSLADYLENYSFVGIVSSLFDFLSEQLQILMPDSFLKNLLVNGVLAGIGAVIAFFPLILVLNFFISLIEDSGLMARIAISMDRFLYLFGLTGKSVFPFGVNMACNVPGVMCSRILETDSERIRVAMASPFVICQARLLVIVLFASFLLTSPLIQSAVVIFVYLISVLLFLVSAKLYGKAVKERSSELLLELPPYHMPSLKVTWWITWERSKAFIFKIAKLILLFSIIAWFLNYSGISNLIGELIASLLLPIGLNDPGLGFALLMGLFAKELIISSLAVSFGTADLSQISAELSLTNAQSIALIIFVAFYTPCIATLSAMYAEIRNYKLLAFAMAFQLFVGYLLALLTYLVLS; this is encoded by the coding sequence ATGTTGAATAGAATTTACTTGGTTGCCCAACCCAATTCAGGAAAAACAACTCTTTTCAATCTTCTTGCTGGAGAGAATTGTTACGTTGCAAACTGGCCTGGAAAAACGGTGGACGTCTTTCAAGCAAAAATCATACACCATGGGAAAGAGATAGTTCTTGTAGACCTTCCAGGAATAAATAGCTTTAAAACTCTTAGCAAAGAAGAAAAATTGACAAAGGACGTTTTGCTAAGAGAAGAAGGTGTTGTGGTAGTCCTTTTAAATGGGGAATCATTATATCGATCACTATACTTTGCAATTCAGATTCTTGAAATAAGAGACAAGGTGATTTTGGCGATAAATAAGTCAGACTATCTTGAGAAAAAGGGAATTCACCTAAATCTTGAAATTCTCAAAGAAAAGCTCGGCGTGGAAATTGTGAAAATCAGCGCTCTCCACGGAACTGGAATAAATCAACTCATGGATCGGATTATGGACGTTCTTGAAGGTAGGATAAAGAGCAAAAAGCTCAGAATAAATTATGGTGCTCTTGAGGCGTATCTGGCGAAGGCTGAACAAGTTATAGGCGAAAGAAGTCTGGCAATAAAGGCGATAGAGGGAGAGGAAGAATTTATTGCAACACTCTCCGAAGATAAGAAGAAGCAGATCGAGGAGATTAAGAGAGAAATTAACGAAAAATTTGCAAACCCGGAAGAGATAATGGCAATGCACCGATACAGGTTTGTGGAAGAGCTACTAAGCTCTGCATTTAAGGAAGTAAAGTTAGCATCAGTTTCGTTCGAGGAAAAATTGGATAAAATCTTTTTTAGTAAATTAGGGCCAGTTTTTTCAATTTTTATCCTATTTAGCTCACTTTTGGTTGCATTTACCGTAAATTTTGGATTTCCACTAAATATTGTCCTCAGACTCCTTGGGCATGTATCTCTTGCAGATTATCTGGAAAATTACAGCTTTGTTGGTATTGTGTCGTCTCTCTTCGATTTTTTGTCTGAACAATTACAAATATTAATGCCCGACTCTTTTCTAAAGAATCTTTTAGTTAACGGTGTTTTAGCTGGAATTGGGGCTGTGATAGCCTTTTTTCCACTGATATTGGTTTTGAACTTCTTTATCTCTCTGATCGAAGACAGCGGTTTAATGGCAAGAATTGCAATCTCAATGGACAGATTTCTATATTTATTTGGATTGACGGGAAAATCTGTTTTCCCCTTCGGAGTTAACATGGCATGTAATGTTCCTGGAGTGATGTGCTCGAGAATCCTCGAAACAGATAGTGAAAGGATTAGAGTTGCAATGGCGTCCCCATTTGTCATCTGCCAAGCAAGACTACTTGTGATAGTTCTCTTTGCATCATTCCTCCTCACTTCCCCGCTTATCCAGAGCGCCGTGGTTATTTTCGTATATCTTATTTCCGTTCTTCTTTTCTTGGTATCCGCTAAGCTTTACGGAAAAGCAGTCAAAGAGCGGAGCTCTGAACTCCTTCTCGAGTTGCCACCCTACCACATGCCCAGCCTGAAGGTAACTTGGTGGATTACATGGGAGAGAAGTAAGGCCTTCATTTTCAAAATAGCCAAGTTAATTCTTCTATTCTCTATAATTGCATGGTTTTTGAACTATTCCGGTATTTCTAATTTGATTGGAGAATTAATAGCAAGTTTACTCCTTCCTATTGGTCTGAATGATCCCGGTCTGGGTTTTGCATTACTAATGGGGCTCTTCGCAAAAGAGCTCATAATTTCTTCTCTCGCAGTCTCATTTGGAACTGCGGATCTGAGTCAGATATCAGCAGAATTGTCGCTAACGAATGCTCAATCAATTGCGCTCATAATCTTTGTAGCGTTCTACACACCCTGCATCGCAACGTTATCTGCAATGTATGCTGAAATCAGGAATTATAAACTTCTCGCCTTTGCCATGGCATTCCAGCTTTTTGTGGGCTACTTACTTGCTCTATTGACTTATTTAGTCC
- a CDS encoding FeoA family protein: MRTLENAVGKVRVVEITGGKGFTRRLADMGLTPGQIVEVLTNGPPVIVKVRDTKIALGRGIARKVIVEYVE, encoded by the coding sequence ATGAGAACCTTAGAAAACGCAGTCGGAAAGGTTAGAGTGGTTGAGATTACAGGCGGAAAGGGATTCACGCGTAGACTTGCTGACATGGGTTTAACTCCTGGACAGATAGTTGAAGTTCTAACCAATGGTCCTCCTGTTATAGTGAAAGTAAGAGATACCAAAATAGCGCTTGGTAGGGGGATTGCAAGAAAGGTGATTGTGGAATATGTTGAATAG
- a CDS encoding PIN domain-containing protein: MWLFDSSFLIDLMKHDPSAIKKAREIDEKPYIKAISAVTVHEVLRGLFYLGNHEKIRLGESMLSRFEIIPYTLEIARKSAEIDAELMKMGEVLPFSDTVIAATAILFDLTLVTRDEHFKRVKELRIEEY; this comes from the coding sequence ATGTGGCTCTTTGACTCCTCCTTTTTAATAGATCTAATGAAGCACGACCCAAGTGCGATCAAAAAAGCACGAGAAATTGATGAAAAGCCATACATTAAAGCAATATCCGCAGTTACAGTCCACGAAGTTCTCAGAGGTCTCTTTTATCTTGGAAACCATGAAAAGATAAGACTTGGCGAATCCATGTTATCAAGATTTGAAATAATTCCCTACACACTGGAAATTGCGCGAAAGTCCGCAGAAATCGATGCGGAGCTCATGAAAATGGGAGAAGTTCTTCCCTTCAGCGACACTGTGATAGCTGCAACAGCGATTCTCTTCGACCTAACATTGGTGACAAGGGATGAGCATTTTAAGAGAGTTAAAGAGCTTAGGATCGAGGAATACTGA
- the cas4 gene encoding CRISPR-associated protein Cas4, producing MLDEMYVRGTQVNYYFVCKTKLWLFSKNVSMEQESDLVKLGSLLQRQFFGREEKDVSIGPISIDVLRRGDEIEIVEVKKSDSIEKADYYQVLYYLYYLSKFGIKAKGRISYPKKKKVVEVRLEEEGEIEEVLERIAEILAGEMPKPEYKSYCRKCAYFEFCFCG from the coding sequence ATGCTCGACGAAATGTATGTTCGTGGCACGCAGGTTAACTACTACTTTGTTTGCAAAACAAAACTATGGCTTTTCAGCAAGAACGTTTCGATGGAACAGGAAAGCGACCTCGTGAAGCTTGGTTCGCTTTTGCAGAGGCAATTTTTCGGCAGAGAAGAGAAAGATGTTAGCATTGGACCAATTTCTATCGATGTTTTAAGGCGAGGCGATGAGATTGAAATTGTTGAAGTCAAAAAATCAGATTCTATCGAGAAGGCGGACTATTATCAGGTTCTCTATTACCTTTACTACCTCTCAAAGTTTGGAATCAAAGCTAAGGGGAGAATAAGTTATCCGAAAAAGAAAAAGGTTGTCGAAGTAAGACTTGAAGAAGAAGGAGAAATCGAAGAAGTTCTGGAAAGAATAGCTGAGATACTTGCTGGAGAGATGCCAAAGCCAGAATACAAGTCTTATTGCAGAAAATGTGCTTACTTCGAATTCTGTTTCTGCGGGTGA
- the cas2 gene encoding CRISPR-associated endonuclease Cas2, which produces MYLIIAYDVNVERVNRVKKFLRKYLHWVQNSVFEGEATQATLEEIKMGLKDIIDENEDMVVIYRFRSAEVFKKEVLGIQKGYCEEVI; this is translated from the coding sequence ATGTATTTGATCATCGCCTACGATGTTAACGTTGAAAGAGTCAATAGAGTTAAGAAATTCCTGCGAAAGTATCTACACTGGGTTCAGAATTCTGTTTTCGAGGGTGAAGCGACGCAAGCGACGCTTGAAGAGATAAAAATGGGGCTAAAGGATATAATAGATGAAAATGAAGACATGGTTGTGATCTATAGGTTCAGAAGTGCGGAAGTCTTCAAAAAGGAAGTTTTGGGGATTCAAAAGGGTTACTGCGAGGAAGTTATCTAA
- a CDS encoding nucleotidyltransferase domain-containing protein: MFSKPSIEEIRKELNALSNYEAVLFGSYVTGEFRIGSDIDVAVITRLRDLHKNLEIQKSLIGKFRQVYDVRVFELLPIKIKASIFSNYLVLFGDELEISEYFYWWRKIWEDVKHRISYHSSYEEKLKAIERGKRLEEILRKF, encoded by the coding sequence ATGTTCTCGAAACCGAGCATCGAGGAGATTAGAAAAGAGCTTAATGCTCTATCGAATTACGAAGCTGTGCTCTTTGGTTCTTACGTAACTGGAGAGTTCAGAATTGGCTCTGACATCGATGTTGCGGTAATCACAAGGCTGAGAGATCTACATAAGAATCTTGAGATCCAGAAGAGTCTAATAGGAAAATTCAGGCAGGTTTACGATGTAAGAGTTTTCGAGTTGTTACCAATAAAGATCAAAGCTTCAATTTTTAGCAATTATCTCGTTCTTTTTGGCGACGAGCTTGAGATCTCTGAATACTTTTACTGGTGGAGAAAAATCTGGGAAGACGTGAAGCATAGGATAAGCTATCATAGTAGCTATGAAGAGAAGCTAAAAGCGATCGAAAGGGGAAAAAGGTTGGAAGAGATTTTGAGGAAGTTTTGA
- a CDS encoding antitoxin VapB family protein, producing MAKTIALSDEVYEMLSKAKMKGESFSDAIRRLLERQKIGEIPKILEEDEAKMIKELIKRQKEAEMKKCGSLTPPF from the coding sequence ATGGCGAAAACGATTGCCCTCTCAGACGAAGTTTACGAGATGCTTTCGAAGGCGAAAATGAAGGGAGAATCTTTCAGCGATGCGATTAGAAGACTTCTGGAGAGGCAAAAGATAGGCGAAATTCCGAAAATTCTTGAAGAAGATGAGGCAAAAATGATAAAGGAGCTTATAAAAAGGCAAAAAGAGGCTGAGATGAAAAAATGTGGCTCTTTGACTCCTCCTTTTTAA